The sequence below is a genomic window from Clostridium putrefaciens.
TAACTAGTCACGGTCCTTTTGATTTACCTAAACAATATAAGGAATTAAATTTAAGTGAAGATATAGATAATAATGTACTTGGTGGATATTTTGAAAGTATACATTATACAGATAAGCAGATAGGATTGTTTTTACAAAACCTAGAAGCTGAAGGTCTACTAGATAATACCGTTGTAGCTATAACTGGTGATCACACCGGTGTTCATAAGTACTATAATGATCAAGTTCAAAAATTAAAGTCCCCAGACCCTAAGTGGCTTGTTGTGGACAATCATATCCCTTTTATAATATATGACAAGTCTCTTGAAGCTCCTCAAAAATTAGAAGTTACAGGTGGACAAATAGATCTTATGCCTACACTAGCTTACCTAATGGGTATAAATGAAATATCTTATAATTCTACGGTTATGGGAAGAAATCTTTTAAAGACAGAAAAGGATTATTCTATCCTTACAAATAAAGATTTTGTAGGAACCTCTTTAGATATGAAAGAACACTCTACTAAGGCGCTAGAAATATCTGATAAGATAATAAAAAGCAATTACTTTAAAAAGGATAACACTAATTAAAAAGTTATACTTATTAAAAAGACACCAAGAGTTTATTTGAACTCTTGGTGTCTTTTTAATTTCACATTTAAACTTTAAATAAGTTTAAATGTCCTTTAAACTAAAAATTAATTAATATTATTTCCCTGCTACAGATAATGATTTTATAACCACTGATGGATATCCAAAATTAGCTCCCATTGGTATATTAAATTCTAAATCTTCGCCTATATATTCTATATCTTTAAACAGTTCAAAGAAGTTTCCTGCTACTGTTATTTGCTCTATAGGCCCTACCTTTTTACCAGAGCCTATTGAAAATCCTTTAGCAGCTAATGAAAAGTCCCCAGTAATTGAGTTTGCACCAGCATGTGTTCCTTCAATTCCCCTATAGCGCAGGATGCTTTATATGCTGTTTCTAACATCCCCTTAAGACTTTTATCATTTGTGTAAGCATACACACTTTTAAATCCTTTAAATATCCTTATGCCTATACCAAACTCTCTTCCTGAAACAGCACTGTCTATGTTACCATTTATCATTCATATGTTATTATTTATACTATCTTCTACAAATATTTCAGAAAAATCTCCCCCTGTACTTAAAGCCTTTCCTAGAACTTTTTTAATTACGTTCTTTTCTAACACCTAATCACTTCCTAAAATTTTAATATGAAATAAAGAAGATATATTATATATGTACCTGCTTTTAATTTTACACCTTTATAAGAATATTCTAAGCCTCATTCTTTTATTACCCTTTATATATTGCTATCTAAATATCTTATCCCATTTATAAACAAATTCATCTAATGCCCATTCTGACATAATAACACTTTCTTCTTCATTTAATTTAACCTTTTTTAAAGGTCTTTCACTTAATTCACCATTTTTAATAGAATACACAAAAAGGCTACTCTTTGAAATAAGTATCGCTATATCATTATTTGGAGAAGTGTATGCATCTAAAGCTTCTGGCATTCTTTCTTTTATTTTATTCCAAGGGACTTTTAATTCATCATAAACTATAAGCTTTTTGGATGGTAATATTTTTATGTTATAGTCTAAAAACAATTCCTCATCTTTAGACTGTGGTCTAACTCTACCTTTAAACGCCCAATGACCATTTTTCCTAACCACAGTAAAGCTTTCTTCATTTAAATTAGTCTCTAACTTAGCTTTTAAGTCTTTATTAGATTCTATAACTGATTTAAATGACTTTTCTTGAACTACTTTTGCTTCCTGTCCTTCAATATCTACTATCTTTAAACCCTTTTCTTGTTGAATATTGTCTAGAGGTAAAACAACATATTCATCTGATACTATGGTATTATTTTTATCATTTTTAATAGATTCTAAAGCAATATAATCATTACTTATAAAATTGACATTTCTATAAACATTGTCATTAGCATCTTTAAAGTAGTCTCTAATATATTTATTTTCTTTATATCCATATGTCTTTACATAAACCGTTTCATTTTCATATCCATTAACTACATCCTTTTTTACACCAAGTTCCCAAAATCCTGATATTCTAGGAAAGATTATATTAGGTTTTTCCTTTACTCTAACCTCGTCTTTATCTGTACTTGAAATCCATAAAGTCCTATACTCACTCTCATTTATATTTCCATTTTCGGTTTGGTTTCTTTGACTTCTTAAACCAATCAATACTCCAGACCTTTTATTTTTATTAACATCTTGGATTTCTTCCCCTATGGTATTATTTGAGTATAATCCTCTAACATCTTTATCTACTAAATTACCTCTTTTACTTGCAAAGTAATATATTCCATCAGATGAAAACATCAACTTATTTTCATCATATTTTATATATTCATACAAAACCTTGCCATCTAAACTTGCAGATACAACCTCTAATTCATCTATATATATACCTAAGGCTTTAGGATTAATTTCACTATTATTCATGAAGTAATTATGTGTATTTACTCTTCTATATTTATACTTTACGTCTTGATACACATCCCCACCAACATATAAAAAATCACTATCTATTTGAATGTAGGTATTTAAGTATTTATTTAACTTATGATTTTTAACTTTTACTTGTCTTATAATTTTATAATCATCTATATACCACTTACCTTTAATCATTAAGTCTTTATTTTCAGGCGATATTATTTTTGAGGTGGATTTAAACTCAATAGGATTACATCCTGACAGAATAAACACTAATGAAAAAGACATTATTATAATATAAAACCTTCGCATCTTCCCCTCCTAAATCACCACTAAATAAGATACCATATACCTGATTTATATACCTATAGATATTTTATCTTTTAGTGGAAGTATAACCTTTACTACAGTTCCATTTCCTTCTTCACTTTCAATAATAAATTTACCTTCGTGAAGCTTTATTATCTCATCACAAATGGAAAGACCTATCCCATTTTGTGACTTACTACTCTTTCCCTTATAAAACTTTTCTTTTATTCTTGGTAAGTCCTTTTTACTTATACCGCTTCCTGTGTCTATAATTACAACATTTAACTCATCAGCTTTAGCATAGGCTTTTATAGTTACCTTTCCTTCCTTTGGCGTGAATTTAAGTGCATTATCTAATAAGTTTATAAAGACTTGCTTCATTCTGTTTACATCTAAATAAACTTTAGGTATGTTATCTTCTACTGATACTAGAAGATCTATGTGTTCTCTTTGTGCCCTTGGGCTCATATATCTATCGATATAACTTATGATATCAATGATATCTATACTTACCTTTTGAAGTGAAACCTTTCCCGATACGAACTTCGAAAAGTCTAATAACTCTTCTACCATTTCAGTAAGTCTATCACACTCTTTTTCAATTATGCTCAATCCATCTTTTATAACTTCTTTATCTTCTAAATCATATCCTAGGGTTACAGTCCATCCTTTTATTGATGTAAGAGGGGTTCTAAGTTCATGTGATACAGATGAAATAAATTCATTCTTAAGTTTATCCTTTTTTAATATTTCTTCTGCCATATAATTTAATGTATCAGATAATTTACCTATTTCATCATCTTTAACCTTAGTATTTCTTATATAGTAATTTCCTTCTGCCATCTTCTCTGCAGTTATAGTAAGTGCTCTCACCGGGTATATTATATTTTTAGCTGCAAACCAAGTTACTATTCCAGATATTATAAGCACAGCTGATCCTATAACTATAAATACAAGAGAAATAGAATATATTGAGCTCTCCACATCTTCCATAGATGATATAAATCTAATAACTCCAACAGTTTCGTCGTAAGATTTTAGGGGGTAAGACACTGCCATTACTTTATGATCATAATAATTAACATTTCCAACCCACTTTCCCTTTTCACCGCCAATAGCTTTTTTAACGTCTACGGACTTTATATATTCCTCTGAAGTAGCACCGAGTGAGTCCATTATAAGCTTACCATCAGTATTTAATATTTGTACTTGTGCATTAGTTTGTTTCCAAAATACATCTACATTATCAAGTATGTTATCTTCTAAAGTAGAGTTAGAAAAATAACTATTATAAAGATCTGCTGATACCATCACTTGATTTGTAATAATATCCTCAGTATTTTTATAAAAATATTGGCCAACAAAAGTAATAAGTGACACTTCTAAAATTGATATAGTAAATAAAATTATTATGAGTAATTTTAATATAAGTCTCACTCTAATACTTTGATCCCCTTTAAATATCCTCTTCATTATTCCACCTATACCCTGTTCCCCAAATGGTTTGTATATATTTAGGTTCTGACGGATCTTCTTCTATCTTAGTTCTTAATCTTCTTATGTTAACATCTACTATTTTTGGATCTCCAAAATATTCATATCCCCAAATGATATTTAATAACTCATCTCTAGTAAATGCCTTTCCAGGGCTTTCTATAAATAATTTAAATAATAAATATTCTTTAGGTGTAATATATATTTCTTTATCACCTTTATACAACTTTTGTGAATATAGATCTAATTTAAATCCATTTCTTTCAACAACTTCTTTATCTTTAAATACATCTTTACTTTCAATTCTTCTAATTATTGCCTTAACCCTAAGCATCAATTCTATTGGGTTAAAAGGTTTACTTAAATAATCATCAGCACCTTGTTCTAATCCCATTATCCTATCCATATCCTGATTTCTGGCTGTAAGCATAATTATGCCCATGTCAGGAAACCTATCTCTTAATTCCTTACACAATGTAAATCCATCTTTACCTGGTAACATCACATCTAAAACTGCAATATGAGGATTTTCTAACATTGCCTTTCTAAAACCTTCTTCTCCAGAACTTGCTTCGATAACCGTGAAATCATTTCTTCTAAAGTTTATTTTGAGAAAACCTCTTATACTATTTTCATCTTCCACAATCAATACCTTTTTGTCCATAATTACCTCTCTCCGTAATATAATAAAAGAGAAGTCTATTTCAACTTCTCTCTTATTATATCATAATTTATCTTTAATATTATGAAAATAATTAATATATAGTAATCTATTGTAATTTATAGTAACCTTGTAATTTAATTTACTTATTATTAATTTTTGTTTAAGATATCTAATTTAAAGTCCTAAATTCATATCCTTCCATCTTAAAATGTTGGATTATTTTTGTTAAGGCTTCAGCTGTAGTTTCTTTTCCATAGGTATCGTGCATAAGCATTACAACCTTGTCCTTATTTTTACTTGTATTTATAGCCTTTTCGATTAATTCTTCAGGTGTCCTCTTTTTGCTTTCTGCATCTCCATTTAATGCATTCCAATCCACAGGTACTATATTTTTTTCTTTTAGTTTTTCTAAAGCTACATCTTGTCCTTTCCAAGACATAAGTCCTCCTGGAAATCTTACAACTGTAGTTTCAAATGATTCTCCGATAACCTTTTTAATTAAAACATTATTCTTTTCAACATCTTCTAAAACCCTTGTCATATTAATATTTCTACTCGGATAAAGATATTTATAATCATGAGAATAGGTATGATTAGCAATAGCATGTCCATCATCATATTCTTGTTTTAGAACTTCTCCAGATTTTTCATTAATAGTAACACCATCTGAAGATAAACTTTTGCCTAATATAAAAAATGTAGCCTTTACATCTTCTTTTTTTAATATATCCAGTATTTTAGGTGTAACCGTTGTTGAAGGTCCATCATCAAAGGTTAAATAAATTATCTTTTTATCATCTTTAACTGCATTACCATTTATAGCATCCTTTGCCACAGTTGCAGAATCTATCTTGTCTTGACCCTTTATTGAAGTATTTTTGTATTGTAACTCTTTTTCTTCTATCTTTTCCTTATCCTTTTTAGATGTCTTTCCAGTATCAGGTGAGTTTGTTTCTTCTGATGCAGATACAGTTAAATCATTTTCACCATATTTGTTTATTATAAACTGGCCTATAATTATTCCAATTAATAATATTGATAAAACTAAAATACTAATGGCAAGATTTTTGTTCTTTAACTTTTTATGTTTTTTCATAGTAAACTTTTGATTCTTGTGATGTATATTTGACATATTTACACTCCCTAATCTTTGATCAAAATTCACTAAAATAAAGTCGAATTACTTTATAATTAGCAGATGCTTGTCTTCATATATAATAATAACTTTTTATTGTATATGATAGATTACAAAATAGTAAAAATTCTTTTATACTTTTACATAATCTTAATATATTTTGATAATAAAATTACAAAAAAAAAATAAAGAACCTTTAACTATTATAATTAAAAGTTCTTAAAGCCTTATATTAAATTATATAATTGGCTCCGTGAAGAGGATTCGAACCTCCAACCTATCGGTTAACAGCCGAGTGCTCCACCGTTGAGCTATCACGGAACATTATTTGTGGTAATCCCGAAGGATATACCCGGCGACGACTTACTCTCCCACAAGGCCTCCCTTGCAGTACCATCAGCGCTTTAGTGCTTAACCATCCTGTTCGGAATGGGAAGGGGTGTTACCACTAAGCCATAATCACCGGATCTTTGAAAGAACTTGTTCTTTCAAAACTGCATATGGTTTAAAATAATTTGGTCAAGCCCTCGACCTATTAGTATCAGTCAGCTTAATACATTACTGTACTTACACCTCTGACCTATCAACCTCGTGTTCTTCAAGGGGTCTTACTAGCCTTTGCTATGGGAAATCTAATCTTGAGGTGGGCTTCACGCTTAGATGCTTTCAGCGTTTATCCCGTCCCGACATAGCTACCCAGCAATGCCACTGGCGTGACAACTGGTACACCAGAGGTCAG
It includes:
- a CDS encoding PmbA/TldA family metallopeptidase, with the protein product MINGNIDSAVSGREFGIGIRIFKGFKSVYAYTNDKSLKGMLETAYKASCAIGELKEHMLVQTQLLGTFH
- a CDS encoding HAMP domain-containing sensor histidine kinase yields the protein MKRIFKGDQSIRVRLILKLLIIILFTISILEVSLITFVGQYFYKNTEDIITNQVMVSADLYNSYFSNSTLEDNILDNVDVFWKQTNAQVQILNTDGKLIMDSLGATSEEYIKSVDVKKAIGGEKGKWVGNVNYYDHKVMAVSYPLKSYDETVGVIRFISSMEDVESSIYSISLVFIVIGSAVLIISGIVTWFAAKNIIYPVRALTITAEKMAEGNYYIRNTKVKDDEIGKLSDTLNYMAEEILKKDKLKNEFISSVSHELRTPLTSIKGWTVTLGYDLEDKEVIKDGLSIIEKECDRLTEMVEELLDFSKFVSGKVSLQKVSIDIIDIISYIDRYMSPRAQREHIDLLVSVEDNIPKVYLDVNRMKQVFINLLDNALKFTPKEGKVTIKAYAKADELNVVIIDTGSGISKKDLPRIKEKFYKGKSSKSQNGIGLSICDEIIKLHEGKFIIESEEGNGTVVKVILPLKDKISIGI
- a CDS encoding response regulator transcription factor — encoded protein: MDKKVLIVEDENSIRGFLKINFRRNDFTVIEASSGEEGFRKAMLENPHIAVLDVMLPGKDGFTLCKELRDRFPDMGIIMLTARNQDMDRIMGLEQGADDYLSKPFNPIELMLRVKAIIRRIESKDVFKDKEVVERNGFKLDLYSQKLYKGDKEIYITPKEYLLFKLFIESPGKAFTRDELLNIIWGYEYFGDPKIVDVNIRRLRTKIEEDPSEPKYIQTIWGTGYRWNNEEDI
- a CDS encoding polysaccharide deacetylase family protein, with product MSNIHHKNQKFTMKKHKKLKNKNLAISILVLSILLIGIIIGQFIINKYGENDLTVSASEETNSPDTGKTSKKDKEKIEEKELQYKNTSIKGQDKIDSATVAKDAINGNAVKDDKKIIYLTFDDGPSTTVTPKILDILKKEDVKATFFILGKSLSSDGVTINEKSGEVLKQEYDDGHAIANHTYSHDYKYLYPSRNINMTRVLEDVEKNNVLIKKVIGESFETTVVRFPGGLMSWKGQDVALEKLKEKNIVPVDWNALNGDAESKKRTPEELIEKAINTSKNKDKVVMLMHDTYGKETTAEALTKIIQHFKMEGYEFRTLN